In one window of Nitrospinota bacterium DNA:
- the flgF gene encoding flagellar basal-body rod protein FlgF, translating to MISGLYNAVSGSIAQERTLEIISNNLANMSTVGYKGDIPLFKSVLSNTQNQMQEAPGVALISLNEQSSLFKDANSFVVLDKIVTDFSQGVFKGTGNKLDVALDGDGFFAVETPKGIRYTRQGNFSLDSSNRLVTQEGYPVMSSSDNEIVIDGKTIEINNNGEISADGKIVGNLNVVDFPKPYSLKKIGNSLFASIEKDSQAKEYAVKQGFLELSNINVIREMIQMIDSLRSYQSYQKVIKMSMEVVASRAVNEIGRLNT from the coding sequence TTGATTAGTGGATTATATAATGCGGTTTCAGGTAGTATTGCCCAGGAAAGAACGCTTGAAATCATATCAAACAACCTAGCCAATATGAGTACTGTTGGATATAAGGGAGATATCCCCTTATTCAAGAGTGTTCTCAGTAATACACAAAATCAAATGCAAGAGGCTCCTGGGGTTGCCTTAATCTCACTTAATGAACAATCCTCTCTTTTTAAGGATGCCAACTCTTTTGTTGTGCTTGATAAGATAGTAACAGATTTTAGTCAAGGTGTTTTTAAGGGGACGGGTAATAAGTTAGACGTAGCCTTAGATGGTGATGGTTTTTTTGCTGTAGAAACACCCAAGGGGATAAGGTATACCCGACAGGGAAATTTTTCCCTTGATAGTTCAAACAGATTAGTAACCCAAGAAGGGTATCCTGTTATGAGCAGTTCGGATAATGAGATAGTAATCGATGGAAAAACAATAGAGATTAATAATAACGGCGAGATATCTGCAGATGGAAAGATAGTAGGAAATTTAAATGTTGTTGATTTTCCAAAACCATATTCTCTAAAAAAGATTGGAAATTCTTTATTTGCCAGTATAGAAAAAGATTCTCAGGCAAAAGAATATGCTGTGAAGCAGGGTTTTTTGGAACTTTCCAATATTAATGTGATCAGAGAAATGATACAGATGATCGATTCCTTAAGATCATACCAATCTTATCAAAAAGTAATTAAAATGAGCATGGAGGTTGTTGCTTCCAGAGCCGTCAATGAAATAGGAAGATTGAATACTTAA